In one Desulfomonilia bacterium genomic region, the following are encoded:
- a CDS encoding carboxymuconolactone decarboxylase family protein: GINAAASDERATKKQMISAIKEFGVTKDEIVDVLRVVLLTSGMPPFTKGMKILGEVMEK; this comes from the coding sequence GGGGATCAATGCAGCTGCTTCCGACGAAAGGGCTACAAAGAAGCAGATGATAAGCGCCATAAAGGAGTTTGGCGTAACCAAGGATGAGATAGTGGATGTACTGAGGGTCGTTCTCCTCACGTCGGGAATGCCGCCCTTCACGAAAGGCATGAAGATATTGGGCGAAGTGATGGAGAAATAA